TTTCTCATTGCTTCTTTTGTTGGTTTGCTTAATTAAATGTTTTAACCAGAGGTTGTTTAGAGGTCCAAAGCATTTAttgcttttggatttttttctttccaaaaaactGTTTTAGaacacaagaattttttttgggtctacAACAAGCACTCAGATACTGGTTCCTCAATTATCATATCGACCCTCCCCCATCCCCTCTTTTTGTTGTTAATTATCGTCAGGAATCTCTGATCTATTTAGAGGGTTGTCTACTATAGATTGTACTTCGCATTTACCATCtcaactcaaagaaaaatatgggCCAAACACCAGAATTCCTTTCTTCAGTAGACCCATTTCATCAAAAGCTTCAGAGCAACCAGGACAAACTGGATCAAAGAATCAACCGGGACAATCTGGTTCAGAGGTTTGAGTCTGAACTGAAATTTTTGAACTTAAGCAGATGTCTACATGTTGCTGATGGACCACGCAACCACTGACAAatagcttttgtttttttcactttaTGTCACCGTGATCTGTTTCCTTTATCCAATTTATGAGTATATTTATGAACagtaataaaagaaatggaGTTTACTACGTTTCCTGGCTTACTAATCATTTACTCCCTCATGGGACCCATAATAGGAATTGGGTTTTGAAAAGTAGGGGATATAACAACCGTCATGTTATCATATGATAAACTTAGAGCCAATTCATCCTATTGCTTCAGCTCTAGGATGTCATATTGTTCCCAAGAATGAACTTGATATGGCCAGTTCAAATAAGATTTCAGTATTGAAAAAATCTTCTTTCTTCTAGAATTCAGAAAGTCTAATTTGACAAATATGAAGTTAAATGTTAGGACAATCTGAATAGGCCTGACTTAGGGAAGTAATCTAATGCTTTCTGTGTAGGAAAGTTGTACTTTTACCTTGTTCTTTCGATATATATGTTCCTATGCAAGTTCATTATCTTGATTGGGCCTCTGTATCCCTTGACAGACTAGAAAAGACATATCAACCGTTGAGGATCCCATTGATGCATCTGCACGTCCATATGCACCTCAACTGAAAGAGTAAAgagtttaacatttttttacttaaaattagGCTATTTAGTCAATTAGAGATTGAAGTCTTTCATTATTCATTTTCactacgatttgaaaacatgttCTGTTATAGGTACAAGGTCTTTAACAAGGCTCTGAAGAGGATTCAAGATGACGGTCAGGTTAGTAAAATTAGTATTTCTCTCAGCCTCAGTTAAAATAATCATATTTCTTTGCACTGGATCCATGCTTTATAGGGTTCAACATGAGATGTATACactaaaattttttgttgtgtaAAAGGGAATGATTGTCGGCAGTGTTCTATTAGTCTATAACACCATTAGTTTAAGAGTTCACTCATGCATTGGGCAGTAGCCTCAAAGCATGAGGCTTAGAACATGGAGgctttttgttttgggttcGTAAAAGGTCTGATAGCCTAAGtctctctattttaaatataaaaatgaccaagaaaagaatttttaataataaaaaatgttcaaaaaataagttTAGAGATTTGAACAGCTTATATTTTCATATACCAGGTTAGGGTGAGGATTGGATCCCCCATTACAGGTTATGGTCAGGAAAGCGAAGATTATGATGTACACCATTATATTCCTAACAAGATTTGGACCGATGACGATGGTGTAGAGCATGTAGAGGTAATTTCATGCAAGCATGATAACTCGAGTTTGTTATCTATAAGCAACTTCCACTAAGCATATGCATTACAGTTTTACTCTTATCTATTATTTGAAATAATCTCCATTTAAGATATGCAACACAATTTCCATCAAGCATGTTAAATAAGGAAAGGAGAATGACTTTCATGAACTTTgcattttgaataattttagtGTAATATTCTCAAATCTGGAATTTATTATGATTCTAGATGttattattatgtgttttggAAAATTTGAATTGTGGATAAACAGCTGTTCATCTCTACTTATGTCTGACCATAATGTAGATTAATTTCTATATCCGCGGACCTCATGGAGCTGGGAAAGTTTACACTGAGATGTTCAAGGACCAAGTGGACAAGCAGTGGAAGTATACACAATTGATTGTTGTTATCATATCACCAACTCTTTCACAATTGATTCTAGAGTCTTATATGTCGGCTTATAACGTGGACACCAATTAGTCAGAGTCTGACTCGGTTTCTTTCTGTACCAAATAACATGGAGAAGGTTACCAATCTAGTGATGCCAATAGTAATCCTTCTCattcttaattttatatatatatatataactctttgGAAAGTGctgagtttgaattttgaagtccaattttttatttactagCAAGAGGAATTGTGATGAGAATGTTTCATACTTTTGTTGCATATGTATCAAGTTGGGTAAGCTGATTGTTTCAGGCTTATCCACATATGACACTGACCTCAGGCAGATCAGGGTTGTATGAAGGAAAAGCATGAATGAaagtgaaataattttttttttggaatttatattgcttttactttttgctagttgtgacttgtgagatttgagttcaattgatttttttttttttggggggtgcaAGTATATTTGAGTCCAATCATGCCAATTCTTGGCCAAAATTTCTGTTACCAAGTTTGCAGTTAATTTTTaccaatgatttttttgttaggaTGTTTCTTATAGCAACTTACTCCAAGTGTGCTTCTTTAGtcttttgattcttttctatgatttttttttttttttgagttactTAATTGATATATTGAACATCAATGAAATGAAGACTATGGACAAATTATTGATCccaatcttttttcttatttatatgaAAATGCTTATACTTTGGTTAGTACATGTGATGAATCTAATGAGATTATACGCAAATAAGTTAGATACTGTTAGAGATTGCGTTATgaagcttaaaaaatacttgatacctaaaaagttgtaccaaataaaaaatttgtatgtttggtaaaaaaatttatatatatattacttttttcactttaaaaatggccaaaatttacctttgaaaacacacaaaaaaaaaaaaaaaaaaacactttaaaaataatttttgttttctaaaaagttatatttttcaacctAAACCAAAAATGCTCTTAGCGCCGCTATGAATTTTACATAATGacaaaatataatacaattcAAATGCAGAGCTTAAAGATCAAGATTTCTAgttgaaaaagacaaaaacgaCTTTGTAATAATAAAGACTGACCTTTCTTTTGGTGCAAAAATGGTAGGAAAGAAGTTTCCAAGATGTGGTAGGAAAGAAGTTTTCAAGatgtagttcaatcggctagtattacgcctaatgaagcgatagttactagttcgaattttcctcCCTCTCTTGTgttaacatgtcaaaaaaaaaaaaaaaaaaaaaaaatggtaggaAAGAAATTGGGgaaatttcacatttttttttattctacctCTCCAATACAAAGAAAGTTTACTTCCTCAATTATCTTTTGCataccctctctctctttctctctctctgatatCAAATGGCGGCGCTTAGAAGACTGGTTGGGCCTAATCCTAGTTTATCACACGCGTCTCTTCTTCCTCCAACTTTTCTCATTTGCTGCAGAGGAATTGCTTCCAGACTTTTCGTTGGaggtacctctctctctctctcatgcaatttttgtttttccttttcttttcgttGATACTGATGATTGATCCACTATATATGCCTGACCCAGAACAAAAACAATATTCGAAACAACACCGTAACCTGTTCGACGTAATGTTTATATGAAACCTGGcatttcattctttcttttcaagTCAGATAATGTTTAAACTTGATCCTCAATTCTTTTCCTAATTCCAACTGCTCTGATTACTAGTATGTATTTACTTTGTATTGGTCTGCTCTTCTTAAATATCATATACACCAATTGGGGTGCTGAAATTAAGACCGATAATGGGGCAAAGAATTTGATTCAAATCCTGCTGTGGAGTTCAAAAATACTCTTATTAGGACTTTGTTAATTATGGATTACTTACATGAACATATGGTTAGGCAGTTCGCATGAAATTGGCCGGCtaacaaaacacacaaaattcTGATTCAGATTTTGTCTTCATACGGGATTTCGGTGTAGAATtcgaaattttaatttatttggaaaCTGTGA
Above is a genomic segment from Corylus avellana chromosome ca9, CavTom2PMs-1.0 containing:
- the LOC132191904 gene encoding uncharacterized protein LOC132191904 — encoded protein: MAALRRLVGPNRSLSHASLLPSTFLICCRGVAFRLLVEGLSSYTTEQRLAEAFSPYGQVFEAKIAMDSVSGRSKGFGFVTLSKDDAEKAVTEMDGMELNGQVIFVRYSKLITSFGGGMPIARGPPEPTADKKFVELKGRWWRQKLMWHRWYCTSHLPSQLKEKYGPNTRIPFFSRPISSKASEQPGQTGSKNQPGQSGSETRKDISTVEDPIDASARPYAPQLKEYKVFNKALKRIQDDGQVRVRIGSPITGYGQESEDYDVHHYIPNKIWTDDDGVEHVEINFYIRGPHGAGKVYTEMFKDQVDKQWKYTQLIVVIISPTLSQLILESYMSAYNVDTN